CGCCAGCGCACTCGAAACGCTCGATGGAGGGCGTGGTCGACCAACCGAAGACCTCCGAGAGTTCAAGCGCTCTGCGGGTGCGCTCGATATATTGCCACCGAGAGACGACTCGGAACTCAGCAGTCCGTTCAGAACCCATCCGACAACCGAAACTCGTGTCGACCGCCTCAGGTCGATGGCCTCACAAAACGAAACCTGAGAAACCACTGACACGGTGTTTTTTGCCCGTTGCCTCCCTCCTCCCGCTATGCGCGCCGTTCGCTTTCACGACCACGGTGGGACCGAAAAGCTCCAAGTAGACGAGATCGACCGCCACAAGCCGGGCGACGACGAGGTGCTGGTCGAAGTCCACGGCGCGGGTGTCAACCCCGTCGACACCTACTTCCGGGAAGGATCCTACGAACCGTTCACACTGCCGATGATCCCCGGCATTGACGTCGCGGGCGAAGTCGTCGGGGTCGGCGAGAACGTCGAGGGGTTCAGCGAGGGCGACCCAGTCTACGGCACCGGCATTGGGAGCCAGCATTACGGCGGCTACGCCGAGTACGCCGCCGTGCCGACTGATCGACTCGTCGCGCTGCCGGAGGGCGTCGACACGGTCGCCGCAGGTGGGGCAGGCGTCGCCGCACTGACTGCGTGGCGAGCGCTGGTCGACCACGCCGAGCTACAGGTTGGCGACCGGTGTCTAATCCACGGCGGTTCCGGCGGCGTCGGCCACGCCGCAGTCCAGATCGCCGCGGCTGCCGGCGCACAGGTGATCACGACCGCCAGCCCACAGTACCACGACCAACTCCGTGAACTGGGCGCGGATGTTGTCCTCGACTACAGTCGGGATGATCTCGCGGAGGCGGTCGTCGAGGCCGCCGATAACGTGTCCGGGCAGACCGAGGGTGTCGACGTGATCCTCGACCACCGGATGCACGAGTATCTCCAGTTCGACGCCACTGTTGGGGCCACTGGCTGTCGCGTGGTCGGAATCGGCGAAAAAGACCAAAACGTCGGCTTCAGCCAGTCGTCGGCCGCCCGTGGAAAAGATCTTAATCTGACGCTGATGAGCATGTTCAACACGCCGGATTTCCGCCCCGGGCTCTCGAAACTGGCATCACTGATGGAGTCAGGCGAGCTTGAGATAACAGTAGCCGAGACCTACGATCTCGACGAGGCAGGCGAGGCCCAGCGGGCAGTACTCGAAGACAGCTTCCTCGGAAAACTCGTTATTACGCCCTAACTGGACGACTGCATCGGGTCGTCCCACTGATTTATGAACCGGGCCGTCGACTCCCTTCATATGACAGTCGACTTTGATTTCACAGACCACGTAGCCGTCGTCACTGGGAGCTGTGGTGCACTCGGAAGCGCCGTCGTCGAAGCGTTCGTCGACTCCGGAGCCACCGTCGCCGCCTGCGATATCGTCGACATCAACAGCGAGGATTCACTCCTCGAACCGCAGGAGGGCGTCAGCTTTTATCAGGCCGACTTCACCGACGAAGACGCAGTCGAAGCGACGATGGAACAGGTCGTCGACGACCACGACCGGATCGACTTTCTCTTAAATATCGCGGGCACGTGGCGCGGCGGCGATCCAATCGAAGACACCGACGTGAGTCAGTTCGATATGCTGTTCGACGTCAACCTCAAAACGATGTTTCTGGCCTCCAAACACGCGCTGCCCGAACTACAGGAAACGGAGGGCTCGATTGTCAGCGTCTCGGCACGCTCCGGACTCGAAGGCGGCGAGGGTGACGGCATCTATCGGTCGACCAAGGCCAGCGTGAAAATCATGACCGAGACAATCGCCGAGGAGAATCTGGGCACAGTACGAGCCAACTGCGTCATGCCGAGCGTGCTGGATACACCGATGAATCGCGAGATGATGACGCCGAGCGAGGAGTGGGTCGACCCGTCGCAGGTCGCCCGCGTCATGCAGTTCCTCTGTTCGGATGCCGCCGAAGTTACAAGCGGCGCGGCGGTCCCCGTCTACGGCGAGGCGTGAAAATCGGCTCCGAACGACGGCGTTAGAAGAACGTCGACTGGATGAACTCGTAGTACTCAACGACCGCAAGCCCGAGCGTCACGAGCAGGACCGGCGGCACGACGAACCGAACCGTGTTCAGCCACACCGACCCGAAGCGACCGGAACTCCGGCCCTTGTCGAGTTCCTCGCGGGACTCGGCCGCGTAGACCCAGCCGACGAACAGCGAGAGCAACAGCCCACCGAGGATCAGGAGGATATTGTTGGCGAACTTGTCGTAAGTGTCGAGATACGTTAGGTCGAGCGCGGTCGGGATTCCGAGCGCGAAAATGATCACGGCGAGCCCGATGGATGCGGGCACGCGGTCGACATCGAACGTATCGATAATAAAGGAGACGACGACCTCGAAGATGCTGAACGCACTCGAAAGCGCTGCCAGCAGCAACATGAAGAAGAACACACCGCCGATTAGCTCACCGGCAGGGAGTTGGCTGAACGCGCCCGCGAGGCTGATAAAGATCGCCCCGGCCCCACCTTCGCCCGGCGTCACACCCTGCGTGAAGAGGAACGGGAAGACGACCAGCCCAGCGAGGATCGCAATTCCCGTATCGATAACGACAATGAATCCAGTATCACGCAGCAAGTTGCGGTCCTCGTCGAGATAGGAGGAGTAGGTGATCATCACACCCATCCCGAGCGAGAGGGTGAAAAACGCCTGTCCGGCCGCTGCCGGAAGCACCGAGAGAGCGTCACCAAGCAGCGTCGACATATCCGGATACAGGTAGTACTGGTAGGCCGCACTTGCCCCACTAAGCGTCGAACCGTAGATCGCCAGTCCAACGAGGAGGACGATAACGCTCGGAACCATCACCGTGGCGGCTTTTTCGATCCCGTTGCGGACGCCGAGGGCGACGATCCCAGCGACGACAGTCATAAACACCGCATGGAACAGCACGGTTGTCGGCCCCGAGGCGGTACTCAGGAAGAACGCCTCGGCCTCAGCACCGTAGCCGCCGGTGAAACTCGCAAGCAGATACTGGATAACCCAGCCACCAACGACGCTGTAGTACGACAGAATGATGAAGCCGGCAAGCGCGCCGACCGCACCGGCGAACTTCCAGTTGGCGTGACCCAGCTGGTCGAAGGCCCCAATCGGATTCCGTTTCGACCGTCGACCGATAACAAACTCGACAAGTAGTATCGGGATCCCCACAGCCACGACAAGCAACAGATAGACGACGAGGAACGCTGCCCCGCCGGATTCACCTGTCAGAAACGGGAAACGCCAAATGTTCCCAAGCCCGACTGCGCTGCCGGTTGCCGCGAGAATGAACCCGATGCGTGTAGCCCACGTTTCACGGACACTCATACAAACAGGCAGTTTTACCGTTATATAAACGTGTTTAATACCGGAGATACATTTCTTAAATGCGTAATTATCACTATTACAAATTGTCTCCGATCTCGGGTATTGTATCTATTATATCACGAAAATCAGTAACGTTTACATATATCACAGCTTATCATACTGATAAGCAATGGGTCGTTCTCTTGATGAGTTTTTGGTCTTACACGTCGACGACGACCCGCAGTTATTATCGCTTTCCGAACAGTTCCTCACGCAGGAAGACGAGCGATTAGTTGTCGAGACGGTGACCGATCCGGCGGCTGCCGCCGAGCGGATCGAGACCACTAGGTACGACGCAGTTATTTCGGACTATCAGATGCCGGGGATGACGGGGTTGGAACTCCTCGAACGGATCCGCGATGAGCAGGGTCGAGAGCTCCCATTTATCATATTTACCGGGGAAGGCAGAGAGGAGGTCGCAAGCGAGGCGCTGAATCTGGGTGCAGATCGCTATCTCCAGAA
This sequence is a window from Halohasta litchfieldiae. Protein-coding genes within it:
- a CDS encoding SDR family oxidoreductase yields the protein MTVDFDFTDHVAVVTGSCGALGSAVVEAFVDSGATVAACDIVDINSEDSLLEPQEGVSFYQADFTDEDAVEATMEQVVDDHDRIDFLLNIAGTWRGGDPIEDTDVSQFDMLFDVNLKTMFLASKHALPELQETEGSIVSVSARSGLEGGEGDGIYRSTKASVKIMTETIAEENLGTVRANCVMPSVLDTPMNREMMTPSEEWVDPSQVARVMQFLCSDAAEVTSGAAVPVYGEA
- a CDS encoding sodium-dependent transporter; the protein is MSVRETWATRIGFILAATGSAVGLGNIWRFPFLTGESGGAAFLVVYLLLVVAVGIPILLVEFVIGRRSKRNPIGAFDQLGHANWKFAGAVGALAGFIILSYYSVVGGWVIQYLLASFTGGYGAEAEAFFLSTASGPTTVLFHAVFMTVVAGIVALGVRNGIEKAATVMVPSVIVLLVGLAIYGSTLSGASAAYQYYLYPDMSTLLGDALSVLPAAAGQAFFTLSLGMGVMITYSSYLDEDRNLLRDTGFIVVIDTGIAILAGLVVFPFLFTQGVTPGEGGAGAIFISLAGAFSQLPAGELIGGVFFFMLLLAALSSAFSIFEVVVSFIIDTFDVDRVPASIGLAVIIFALGIPTALDLTYLDTYDKFANNILLILGGLLLSLFVGWVYAAESREELDKGRSSGRFGSVWLNTVRFVVPPVLLVTLGLAVVEYYEFIQSTFF
- a CDS encoding NADPH:quinone reductase; this translates as MRAVRFHDHGGTEKLQVDEIDRHKPGDDEVLVEVHGAGVNPVDTYFREGSYEPFTLPMIPGIDVAGEVVGVGENVEGFSEGDPVYGTGIGSQHYGGYAEYAAVPTDRLVALPEGVDTVAAGGAGVAALTAWRALVDHAELQVGDRCLIHGGSGGVGHAAVQIAAAAGAQVITTASPQYHDQLRELGADVVLDYSRDDLAEAVVEAADNVSGQTEGVDVILDHRMHEYLQFDATVGATGCRVVGIGEKDQNVGFSQSSAARGKDLNLTLMSMFNTPDFRPGLSKLASLMESGELEITVAETYDLDEAGEAQRAVLEDSFLGKLVITP